A single genomic interval of Flavihumibacter rivuli harbors:
- a CDS encoding DJ-1/PfpI family protein: MAKKILFLTGDYAEDYETMVPFQMLLMVGHEVHAVCPGKKKGDKIHTAIHDFEGAQTYSEKPGHMFELNFAFDEVRSEHYDALCIAGGRAPEYLRLYPSVIDLVIEFAAADKPIAAVCHGIQILTAANVVKGRKLTAYPAVGPEVTLAGGTYVQVPVTDVVVDDNLVTAPAWPAHPKWIAAFLKVLGTQIVP, from the coding sequence ATGGCTAAGAAAATACTCTTCCTCACCGGCGATTATGCCGAGGATTATGAAACCATGGTTCCGTTCCAAATGCTCCTGATGGTAGGGCATGAAGTCCATGCTGTTTGTCCTGGTAAGAAAAAAGGCGATAAGATCCATACTGCCATTCATGATTTCGAAGGCGCCCAGACGTACAGCGAAAAGCCGGGGCATATGTTCGAATTGAATTTTGCTTTTGATGAGGTGAGGTCTGAACATTACGATGCCTTATGCATTGCGGGAGGAAGGGCTCCTGAGTACCTTCGGTTATACCCCAGCGTGATTGACCTTGTTATTGAATTCGCGGCAGCGGATAAACCAATTGCTGCTGTTTGTCATGGCATCCAAATCCTTACAGCCGCCAATGTGGTCAAGGGCAGGAAATTGACGGCTTATCCTGCTGTTGGCCCTGAAGTTACGCTTGCAGGTGGAACATATGTCCAGGTACCGGTCACTGACGTTGTAGTGGATGATAACCTGGTCACTGCCCCTGCCTGGCCTGCGCATCCCAAATGGATAGCAGCTTTCTTAAAGGTATTAGGCACGCAGATCGTCCCTTGA
- a CDS encoding diacylglycerol/lipid kinase family protein encodes MVKRVALIANPIAGNGRGIKLARKIIQYLQKRSIQFELFDQQWPGSFTNFSEVWVCGGDGTLNYFINRYPEINIPIALFKGGTGNDFAWQLYGNIPLEGQISLVLNASPKAIDAGVCNGQLFLNTFGAGFDGYTLQMMKAIRRIGGFLGYYLAVIKGILTFKEPEYALSIDGETEVHKRYLILMVSNARRTGGGFMVAPKASITDGYLDLLTCLPLPIVKRLLFLPKVENGKHLGLQPARHQYIRRITISSNQPVPAQIDGELVWSDRFEVSVLPRRFSFLY; translated from the coding sequence TTGGTTAAAAGAGTAGCCCTGATCGCGAATCCCATTGCCGGTAACGGCAGGGGAATTAAGCTCGCAAGGAAGATCATCCAGTACTTGCAAAAGAGAAGTATCCAGTTTGAACTTTTTGACCAGCAATGGCCTGGATCATTTACCAATTTTAGTGAAGTATGGGTTTGTGGTGGTGATGGTACACTCAATTATTTTATCAACAGGTACCCGGAGATAAATATTCCAATTGCCTTGTTCAAGGGGGGGACCGGTAACGATTTCGCCTGGCAGCTATATGGTAATATCCCATTGGAGGGTCAAATTAGCCTGGTATTGAATGCCAGCCCTAAAGCGATCGATGCTGGGGTATGCAATGGACAGTTGTTCCTTAATACTTTCGGTGCGGGCTTTGACGGGTATACGCTTCAAATGATGAAAGCAATCCGGAGAATTGGCGGCTTTCTCGGGTATTACCTCGCTGTGATAAAGGGGATCCTTACGTTTAAAGAACCGGAATATGCCCTTTCGATCGATGGTGAAACCGAAGTGCATAAAAGGTATTTGATCTTAATGGTCAGTAATGCCCGCAGGACAGGTGGTGGTTTCATGGTCGCTCCTAAGGCCAGCATTACAGATGGCTACCTTGACCTCCTGACCTGTCTTCCCCTGCCCATAGTTAAACGATTATTGTTCCTGCCAAAAGTGGAAAATGGCAAACACCTCGGACTCCAGCCAGCGCGCCACCAATATATCAGGAGAATTACAATTTCCAGCAATCAACCAGTGCCTGCCCAAATAGATGGTGAGTTGGTGTGGTCAGACCGTTTTGAAGTAAGTGTTCTTCCCAGGAGGTTTTCTTTCCTTTATTGA